The proteins below are encoded in one region of Silene latifolia isolate original U9 population chromosome 2, ASM4854445v1, whole genome shotgun sequence:
- the LOC141642146 gene encoding cytochrome P450 71A1-like, which produces MIDPHKLFQGNIKDRNKIMLILLFVIVSSPFIFVLLFHKFKLNGKHEPPLRPPPGPKGLPFIGNLHQYDIAAPHEYFANLGKVYGPVVGLTFGQVPVVLVQSAEMAKEVMKTQDLNFCSRPILAGSRRLGYNGSDITFVPYGEYLREVKKLAVAHLLSSKRVESFVPIRRDEVSRLIHKVSLLSSTSQVVNLSELLMSYGCSNICRIAFGKRYEEDDGPGSKFYAILIEMQALFVGFFYADYFPYLGWLDKLSGQFSKLERVFKKMDNFYDEQIRDHLDPNRPKPEQEDIIDVLLQLKKESSVAFDLTFDRIKAILMVVFAAGTDTSTAMVVWAMMELVKNPESLKKVQEEIRNVAPKNGCICEDDLQKLEYFKAVVKETFRLHPATPLLVVRESIRKATLNGYDIKPKSLVHVNVWAIGRDPESWEDPEAFKPERFMGSSIDFRGQDFELAPFGAGRRICPGLALGVANLELPLANLLYSFDWELPIGLRTEDIDTDVLPGVTMHKKNPLCLVAKKFRSE; this is translated from the exons ATGATCGATCCCCATAAACTTTTCCAAGGAAACATTAAAGATCGAAACAAAATCATGTTGATATTGCTCTTTGTAATCGTATCTTCACCTTTTATTTTTGTTCTACTATTTCACAAATTTAAGTTAAACGGAAAACACGAACCACCATTGCGACCACCACCTGGCCCTAAGGGACTTCCCTTTATTGGAAACTTGCACCAATACGACATCGCGGCTCCCCATGAATACTTTGCCAACTTAGGCAAAGTTTATGGCCCGGTCGTTGGTCTGACATTTGGACAGGTACCCGTTGTCTTGGTTCAATCAGCAGAGATGGCCAAAGAGGTCATGAAAACCCAAGACCTTAACTTTTGTAGTAGGCCTATATTAGCTGGCAGCCGTAGGCTAGGTTACAATGGTTCAGACATAACTTTTGTTCCATATGGTGAGTATTTAAGAGAGGTTAAGAAGCTTGCTGTTGCTCATCTTTTGAGCTCTAAGAGAGTTGAGTCTTTTGTTCCGATTCGTCGAGATGAAGTCTCAAGGCTAATCCATAAGGTTTCGTTGCTCTCTTCTACTTCTCAGGTGGTTAACTTGAGTGAATTGTTAATGAGTTATGGGTGTTCGAATATATGCAGGATTGCTTTTGGAAAGAG GTACGAAGAAGATGACGGGCCAGGGAGcaaattttatgccattttaattGAAATGCAAGCTCTATTTGTAGGCTTCTTCTATGCTGATTATTTCCCTTATCTCGGCTGGCTCGATAAACTATCAGGACAATTTTCGAAACTCGAAAGGGTGTTCAAAAAAATGGACAACTTTTATGATGAACAAATTAGGGATCACCTTGATCCGAATAGGCCTAAACCCGAGCAAGAGGATATCATCGATGTGTTACTCCAACTCAAGAAGGAAAGTTCTGTTGCTTTTGACCTTACATTCGATCGTATCAAAGCAATCTTAATG GTCGTATTTGCAGCGGGAACAGATACAAGTACCGCTATGGTAGTGTGGGCAATGATGGAGCTAGTAAAGAACCCGGAGTCTCTAAAAAAGGTACAAGAGGAGATTCGCAATGTAGCGCCAAAAAACGGTTGTATCTGTGAGGACGACCTCCAAAAGCTGGAATACTTCAAGGCAGTAGTAAAGGAAACCTTTAGGTTACATCCTGCTACTCCATTGCTAGTCGTACGAGAATCGATTAGAAAAGCTACACTAAATGGGTACGACATTAAACCTAAATCACTAGTCCATGTAAATGTATGGGCAATCGGAAGAGACCCTGAGTCGTGGGAGGATCCGGAAGCGTTCAAGCCAGAAAGGTTTATGGGAAGCTCAATCGATTTTAGAGGACAAGATTTTGAGCTAGCTCCATTTGGAGCAGGGAGAAGAATATGCCCTGGCTTGGCTCTTGGTGTTGCTAACTTGGAGCTTCCACTTGCCAATTTGTTGTACTCTTTTGACTGGGAATTGCCAATTGGTTTAAGGACGGAAGATATTGATACCGATGTTCTTCCTGGCGTTACTATGCACAAGAAAAATCCGCTTTGCCTCGTAGCAAAGAAATTCCGTTCTGAATAA